The proteins below come from a single Vibrio diazotrophicus genomic window:
- the cyoD gene encoding cytochrome o ubiquinol oxidase subunit IV, with protein MSNQHLDSAKSDYVKGFIASLILTIIPFYFVATQSLPKDITYAILFGCAVIQVIVHFIYFLHMEIKTDEGKWNFVSLMFTVLVVLILIVGSIWIMWNLNVNMSM; from the coding sequence ATGAGCAACCAACATTTAGATAGCGCGAAGAGCGACTACGTAAAAGGTTTTATTGCGTCACTGATCCTGACCATTATTCCGTTTTACTTTGTTGCGACTCAAAGTCTGCCAAAAGACATCACATACGCAATCCTATTTGGGTGTGCGGTGATTCAGGTGATTGTGCATTTCATCTACTTCCTACACATGGAAATTAAGACAGATGAAGGCAAGTGGAACTTTGTTTCACTGATGTTCACCGTATTGGTTGTTTTGATACTGATTGTTGGGTCTATCTGGATCATGTGGAACCTTAACGTCAACATGTCGATGTAG
- the cyoE gene encoding heme o synthase has translation MIRGYLSITKPGIIIGNLVSVAAGYFLAAKSEAADGLLLLCTLAGVAMVIASGCVVNNIFDRDIDLKMDRTRGRLLAQGDINIDHAFVFAIVLLLAGTALLYSMANPLSAVVVLLGYVFYVFFYTMWYKRNSVYGTLVGSVSGAVPPLVGYLAVTNYISLEAVLLFALFCLWQMPHSYAIAMFRMQDYKNAGIPVLPLVSGIEKARKHMIAYVVAFNLVALALFLLGNGGYEYLVVAAGVCFIWTQVTFKKVTEENYVEWSKAVFKVSLLVVMGISTVLGIELIPLSI, from the coding sequence ATGATCAGAGGTTACCTATCAATCACTAAGCCGGGGATTATCATCGGCAATTTGGTCTCTGTTGCTGCGGGGTATTTCCTCGCAGCTAAATCAGAAGCTGCGGATGGATTATTACTGTTGTGCACCTTAGCGGGTGTGGCAATGGTGATCGCATCAGGCTGCGTGGTGAACAATATTTTCGATCGCGATATTGATTTGAAAATGGACAGAACACGTGGACGTTTACTCGCTCAGGGTGACATCAACATTGATCATGCGTTCGTGTTTGCCATTGTACTGCTGCTAGCGGGAACCGCCTTGCTCTATAGCATGGCGAATCCTTTATCAGCGGTGGTGGTGCTATTGGGTTATGTGTTTTACGTATTCTTTTACACCATGTGGTACAAACGCAACTCAGTGTATGGAACTCTGGTCGGCAGCGTATCTGGGGCCGTCCCTCCACTGGTCGGCTACCTTGCGGTGACAAACTACATCAGCCTAGAAGCGGTTCTGCTGTTTGCATTGTTCTGTTTATGGCAGATGCCGCATTCCTACGCGATTGCCATGTTTCGCATGCAAGACTACAAAAATGCAGGCATCCCTGTGTTGCCTTTGGTGTCTGGTATCGAAAAGGCTCGTAAACACATGATCGCGTATGTGGTTGCGTTCAACCTTGTAGCGTTAGCTCTGTTTCTGCTTGGAAATGGTGGTTATGAATACTTGGTTGTCGCTGCAGGCGTATGTTTCATATGGACACAAGTGACCTTCAAAAAGGTTACTGAAGAAAACTATGTTGAATGGTCAAAAGCGGTATTCAAAGTGTCGCTACTTGTTGTCATGGGCATCAGTACCGTACTGGGGATAGAGCTTATCCCGCTCTCAATTTAA